From the genome of Ananas comosus cultivar F153 linkage group 18, ASM154086v1, whole genome shotgun sequence, one region includes:
- the LOC109724458 gene encoding protein YIPF5 homolog — protein MSKEFAVPPVVFPSGAASPNLPQHRRHAAAASAAAAAAAAAPFQPPRPSPNPSGPPNPALPFMSFDIGSAAASSSSAAPIFSGPISAASSASFEDEPPLLEELGINTRQIWRKTTSILNPVRVNPNLHEDADLSGPFLFLMAFGLFQLLAGKFHFGIILGWVTVAALFLYVVFNMLAGRNGNLDLYRCVSLVGYCMLPMVIFSAVSLFVPHEGVLIFGLGAVFVLWSTRVCARLLVELASCGDDHRGLIAYACWLVYMLFSLLVIF, from the coding sequence ATGTCGAAGGAATTCGCCGTCCCCCCCGTCGTCTTCCCCTCCGGCGCCGCGTCCCCCAACCTCCCCCAACACCGCCGCCACgccgcggcggcgtcggcggcggcggcggcggcggcggcggcgcccttCCAACCCCCTCGCCCCTCGCCAAACCCTAGCGGGCCCCCCAACCCCGCCCTCCCCTTCATGTCCTTCGACAtcggctccgccgccgcctcatcctcctccgccgccccgatCTTCTCCGGCCCCATCTCCGCCGCCTCATCCGCCTCCTTCGAGGACGAGCCCCCGCTCCTCGAGGAGCTCGGCATCAACACGCGCCAGATCTGGCGCAAGACCACCTCCATCCTCAACCCCGTCCGCGTGAACCCTAACCTCCACGAGGACGCCGATCTCTCGGGGCCCTTCCTCTTCCTCATGGCCTTCGGCCTCTTCCAGCTCCTCGCGGGTAAGTTCCACTTCGGGATCATCCTCGGGTGGGTCACCGTCGCCGCGCTCTTCCTCTACGTCGTCTTCAACATGCTCGCGGGGCGCAACGGGAACTTGGATCTGTACAGATGCGTGAGCTTGGTCGGGTATTGCATGCTccccatggtgatcttctccgcCGTGTCGCTGTTCGTGCCCCACGAAGGGGTTTTGATCTTCGGATTGGGGGCGGTGTTCGTGCTCTGGTCCACGAGAGTCTGCGCGAGGCTTCTCGTCGAGCTCGCTTCGTGCGGGGACGATCATCGCGGCCTCATTGCCTACGCTTGCTGGCTCGTCTACATGCTCTTCTCGCTGCTCGTGATATTCTGA